One region of Glycine max cultivar Williams 82 chromosome 9, Glycine_max_v4.0, whole genome shotgun sequence genomic DNA includes:
- the LOC102666398 gene encoding uncharacterized protein — protein sequence MKRHEFLWEPYTPNVMAALPPICVVGSVAWFAVVPLICFHVVEWHQPDKVLRQYGLQQPIPGCPSQPQNLHGITLKGKQDENWFHLLAPIISQWNNAAQFRVDVYPRQEGLLGFNSDYMVWYRRKTKMFVDPNNANTAALGEVVETLQYMVSPQGRNTWTVDDLVPYMDKLAIISEEQERVIEPVSHGPASEREFPAPEFNILQSSVETRGLGRRREPVEAEQYSQQMMERGHGMYYTPTTFSEYPSQMYQYPFEGHHTDTSASEHSFGGVAETQAHFSWPTMTPSQQHDAPMATPNAPFAPQWNVPEAIPDMGDLLGVDLR from the exons atgaaacgacatgag tttcTCTGGGAGCCATACACACCAAATGTGATGGCAGCGTTGCCTCCAATTTGTGTGGTTGGAAGTGTAGCCTGGTTCGCGGTGGTGCCActgatttgttttcatgttgttgagtggcaccaaccggaTAAGGTTTTACGACAATATGGATTGCAACAACCTATTCCCGGGTGTCCTTCGCAACCGCAGAATCTCCATGGCATAACgctcaaaggcaaacaagatGAGAATTGGTTCCACCTGTTGGCCCCAATCATTAGTCAGTGGAACAATGCAGCTCAGTTTAGGGTCGACGTTTATCCTCGACAGGAGGGCCTACTGGGTTTTAACTCGGACTACATGGTGTGGTATAGGCGtaaaacaaagatgtttgtcgACCCAAACAATGCAAACACAGCTGCATTg GGTGAAGTTGTCGAGACTTTGCAAtatatggtgtcaccacaagggaggaacacatggacagttgatgatctcgtgccttacATGGATAAGTTGGCGATTATATCagaagagcaagagagagtcATTGAGCCAGTGTCGCATGGTCCAGCATCTGAGCGTGAATTCCCAGCACCAGAGTTTAACATtcttcagtcaagtgttgaaactcgggGCTTAGGCAGACGAAGGGAGCCTGTTGAAGCGGAGcaatattcccaacaaatgaTGGAGCGTggtcatggaatgtattacacgccaaCAACATTTTCCGAATATCCttcacagatgtatcagtatccttttgAAGGTCATCACACTGATACTTCTGCGAGCGAACATTCGTtcggtggtgttgcggaaacacaagctcatttttcatggcccacTATGACTCCTTCGCAGCAACACGATGCCCCCATGGCAACACCTAACGCCCCATTTGCTCCGCAATGGAATGTACCCGAAGCAATACCTGATATGggtgacttattaggtgttgatttgcgttAG